One genomic window of Arvicola amphibius chromosome 4, mArvAmp1.2, whole genome shotgun sequence includes the following:
- the Sp6 gene encoding transcription factor Sp6 — translation MLTAVCGSLGSQHTDAPHASPPRLDLQPLQTYQGHTSPEVGDYPSPLQPAELQSLPLGPEVDFSQGYELPGASSRVTCEDLESDSPLAPGPFSKLLQPDMSHHYESWFRPTHPGTEDGSWWDLHPGTSWMDLPHTQGALTSPGHPGALQPGLGGYVGDHQLCAPPPHPHPHHLLPAAGGQHLLGPPDGAKALEAAAPESQGLDSSLDAAARPKGSRRSVPRSSGQTVCRCPNCLEAERLGAPCGPDGGKKKHLHNCHIPGCGKAYAKTSHLKAHLRWHSGDRPFVCNWLFCGKRFTRSDELQRHLQTHTGTKKFPCAVCSRVFMRSDHLAKHMKTHEGAKEEAAAAAQGEAKAGGTVEPPGSKGKREAEGSSAPSN, via the coding sequence ATGCTAACCGCTGTTTGTGGCTCTCTGGGCAGCCAGCACACCGACGCGCCTCACGCATCACCTCCGCGCCTCGACCTGCAGCCTCTCCAGACGTACCAGGGTCACACGAGCCCTGAGGTCGGGGACTACCCCTCCCCGCTGCAGCCTGCAGAGCTGCAGAGCCTCCCGCTGGGCCCGGAGGTAGACTTCTCTCAGGGCTATGAGTTGCCAGGGGCCTCCTCGCGGGTAACCTGCGAGGACCTGGAAAGTGACAGTCCCTTGGCTCCGGGACCCTTTTCCAAGCTCCTGCAGCCGGACATGTCACATCATTACGAATCGTGGTTCCGGCCGACTCACCCAGGCACGGAGGATGGCTCGTGGTGGGACCTACATCCCGGCACTAGCTGGATGGACCTCCCCCATACTCAAGGAGCGCTGACCTCACCTGGCCACCCGGGGGCGCTTCAGCCAGGTTTGGGAGGATACGTCGGAGACCACCAGCTCTGTGCTCCGCCGCCCCATCCGCACCCGCACCACCTCCTCCCGGCCGCAGGTGGGCAGCACCTCCTAGGGCCACCCGACGGGGCTAAGGCCTTGGAAGCGGCGGCGCCAGAGTCCCAAGGGCTGGATTCCAGTCTGGATGCGGCGGCCCGACCCAAAGGCTCCCGGCGGTCTGTGCCCCGCAGCTCTGGGCAGACCGTGTGTCGCTGCCCCAACTGCCTGGAGGCGGAGCGACTCGGGGCTCCGTGCGGGCCCGATGGGGGCAAGAAGAAGCATTTGCACAACTGCCACATCCCAGGCTGCGGGAAAGCCTACGCCAAGACGTCGCATCTGAAGGCGCACCTGCGGTGGCACAGCGGCGACCGTCCCTTCGTGTGCAACTGGCTTTTCTGTGGCAAGCGCTTCACGCGCTCCGACGAGCTGCAGCGCCACCTTCAGACCCACACCGGGACCAAGAAGTTCCCCTGTGCGGTCTGCAGCCGAGTCTTCATGCGCAGCGATCACCTGGCCAAGCACATGAAAACCCACGAGGGCGCCAAAGAGGAGGCTGCGGCGGCGGCCCAGGGCGAGGCCAAGGCGGGCGGCACGGTGGAGCCACCCGGGAGCAAAGGCAAACGGGAGGCCGAAGGCAGCTCGGCGCCCTCCAACTGA